From Cellulophaga lytica DSM 7489, a single genomic window includes:
- a CDS encoding beta-agarase, whose amino-acid sequence MMKFNTAIVFLLFYVVSCSDSNSTDKVEDEEVIETPETPTEEPEEEPEVTWKTIPVPAEAGEGNVWEFQNMSDSFDYEAEATNKGAEFDAKWTDFYHNQWSGPGLTEWKRDHSLVKDGYLQMVASRVPNSNKIHLGCITSKEQVIYPVYIEAYVKIANTTLASDVWLLSSDDTQEIDIVEAYGASYSELAQADQTWYAERIHLSHHMFIREPFQDYQPTDAGSWYKDEVGTLWREDFHRVGVYWRDPFHLEYYINGELVRTTSGAEMIDPNNYADGEGLSKPMDIIINAEDQTWRSDKNITPSDAELANKENNTFKVDWIRIFKPVKAD is encoded by the coding sequence ATGATGAAATTTAATACAGCAATAGTATTCTTGTTATTTTATGTAGTGTCTTGTAGTGATAGTAATTCTACAGATAAAGTAGAAGATGAAGAAGTAATAGAGACACCAGAAACCCCAACTGAAGAACCAGAAGAAGAACCAGAAGTAACTTGGAAAACCATACCTGTGCCAGCAGAAGCAGGAGAAGGTAATGTTTGGGAGTTTCAAAATATGTCAGACAGTTTTGATTATGAAGCAGAGGCCACTAATAAAGGAGCAGAGTTTGATGCCAAATGGACAGATTTTTATCATAACCAATGGTCTGGCCCAGGATTAACAGAATGGAAAAGAGACCACTCTTTAGTTAAAGATGGTTATTTGCAAATGGTTGCTAGTAGAGTTCCAAACTCAAACAAAATTCATTTGGGTTGTATAACCTCAAAAGAACAAGTAATTTACCCAGTGTATATAGAGGCGTATGTAAAAATTGCAAATACTACGCTAGCATCAGATGTTTGGCTTTTAAGCTCAGATGATACTCAGGAGATAGATATTGTAGAAGCTTACGGAGCAAGCTACTCAGAGTTAGCACAGGCAGACCAAACTTGGTATGCAGAGCGTATTCATTTAAGCCATCATATGTTTATTAGAGAACCTTTTCAAGATTACCAACCAACAGATGCAGGTAGCTGGTATAAAGATGAGGTTGGTACATTATGGAGAGAAGATTTTCATAGAGTAGGAGTGTACTGGAGAGATCCATTTCATTTAGAGTATTATATAAATGGAGAGTTGGTAAGAACAACCTCTGGAGCAGAAATGATAGACCCTAATAATTATGCAGATGGTGAAGGGTTAAGTAAACCTATGGATATAATTATTAATGCAGAGGATCAAACATGGAGATCAGATAAAAATATTACACCATCTGATGCAGAATTGGCTAATAAAGAAAATAATACATTTAAAGTAGATTGGATTCGTATTTTTAAACCGGTTAAAGCAGATTAA
- a CDS encoding alpha-L-fucosidase yields the protein MKNRIFIKACLVLLFTGCASKKVTTEIPNKSLKYTADWESLQQYNVPEWYKDLKFGIYFHWGPYTVPAYKNEWYSRWMYVDGHPINKYHKKTYGSLDTFGYKDFIPMFTAEKFNADAWADLFVNAGAQFAGPIAEHADGFAMWDSKLTTWDAKDKGPKIDVVGAMEKAIKARGLKFITTYHRHWLYAWYPTWDKTTDAANLKYKGLYGPKVPEGTFVMADKPTNPLPNKTFNEEWLNRLTELTTKYDPDIVWFDNKMDIIDEDYRKQFLANFYNQGLKNNKEVVVTYKFKDLAVGSAVLDLERSRMSDKKDFTWLTDDSIDWKSWSHIQNPKYKSTNRLIDFLVDVVSKNGAVLLNITPTAKGEIPAEVKERLLQMGAWLKVNGEAIYGTRTWEVFGEGPSEVVEGHLSEHKNKDNTEKDIRFTTKDGILYAIVLDWPKDKVFIKSLANTKHQIKKIEMLGTNQKIVWEQTKNGLVIQPSKTKNGNYAFVYKIVF from the coding sequence ATGAAAAACAGAATTTTTATAAAAGCTTGCTTAGTGTTACTTTTTACAGGTTGTGCTAGTAAAAAAGTAACAACAGAAATACCTAATAAGAGCCTAAAATATACTGCAGATTGGGAGTCTTTACAGCAGTATAATGTGCCAGAATGGTATAAGGACCTAAAATTTGGAATTTACTTTCATTGGGGGCCATATACAGTGCCTGCATATAAAAATGAGTGGTACTCTAGGTGGATGTATGTAGATGGGCACCCTATTAACAAGTACCATAAAAAAACGTATGGTAGTTTAGATACTTTTGGTTATAAAGATTTTATACCAATGTTTACTGCAGAAAAGTTTAATGCAGATGCTTGGGCAGATTTATTTGTAAATGCAGGAGCACAATTTGCTGGTCCAATAGCAGAACACGCAGATGGTTTTGCAATGTGGGATAGTAAATTAACCACCTGGGATGCTAAAGATAAAGGACCTAAAATAGATGTTGTTGGTGCTATGGAAAAAGCTATAAAGGCTCGTGGTTTAAAATTTATTACTACTTACCACAGGCATTGGTTATACGCTTGGTACCCAACTTGGGATAAAACTACAGATGCTGCTAATTTAAAATATAAGGGATTGTATGGACCTAAAGTTCCAGAGGGCACTTTTGTTATGGCAGATAAACCTACAAACCCTTTACCTAACAAAACATTTAATGAAGAGTGGTTAAACAGACTTACAGAGTTAACTACTAAGTATGACCCTGATATTGTTTGGTTTGATAATAAAATGGATATTATTGATGAAGATTACAGAAAACAATTTTTAGCAAACTTTTACAACCAAGGATTAAAAAATAATAAGGAAGTTGTAGTAACCTATAAATTTAAAGATTTAGCAGTTGGCTCTGCAGTTTTAGATTTAGAACGTTCTAGAATGAGTGATAAAAAAGACTTTACTTGGTTAACAGACGACTCAATAGACTGGAAATCTTGGAGCCATATTCAAAATCCTAAATACAAATCTACAAACAGACTTATAGATTTTTTGGTAGATGTAGTAAGTAAAAACGGAGCAGTTTTATTAAATATTACACCAACTGCAAAAGGAGAAATTCCTGCAGAAGTTAAAGAACGTTTGCTGCAAATGGGAGCTTGGTTAAAAGTAAACGGAGAAGCTATATATGGTACAAGAACTTGGGAGGTTTTTGGAGAAGGCCCATCGGAGGTTGTAGAAGGGCATTTAAGCGAGCATAAAAATAAAGACAACACAGAAAAAGACATTAGGTTTACAACAAAAGATGGTATACTGTATGCTATAGTTTTAGATTGGCCTAAGGATAAGGTTTTTATAAAATCATTAGCAAACACAAAACATCAAATAAAAAAAATAGAAATGTTGGGTACTAACCAAAAAATTGTTTGGGAACAAACAAAAAATGGTTTGGTTATACAACCTTCAAAAACAAAAAATGGTAACTACGCTTTTGTGTACAAAATAGTTTTTTAA
- a CDS encoding sulfatase family protein — protein MFKKLFCFSLFMATIISCAEKEKITIETKKPNIIYIMADDHTSQAFGIYGSRLASLNPTPNLDKIANEGIIFDNCFVTNSICTPSRATMITGQYSQTNGVLDLEGHIPPERQYLPQEMKKLGYEAAVVGKWHLEDEPATFDYYAVLPGQGKYHDPEFIVQGEQEWPKNRIQTKGHSSDNITDLTIAWLKDKRNKDKPFFLMHHYKAPHDDFEYAPRYKDYLENTYIPEPASLYENGNNGSIATRGSNDSLLRVIGSSVSKRNIVRSMGMRLWSNKYMQISNPEFDASSISLDMTDKEYTHKTYQEYLKRYLRCVKGVDDNVAKLVKFLKEEGLYDNTIIVYTGDQGFMLGEHDYIDKRWMYEESMRMPFFVRYPEKIKAGTRTDAIINNADFAPTLIELAGGTAPEKMQGHSFKSILETGKEPKGWQQSTYYRYWMHMAHAHANPAHFGIRTKQYKLIFFYGKYWVDTKDPNATWNKKSWGNKFEMDTPAAWEFYDLTKDPKEMNNAYNDPAYKDIIKELKKQLKAKRKSLNEEDGSKFPHIQKVIDEHWND, from the coding sequence ATGTTTAAAAAGCTATTTTGTTTTTCACTGTTTATGGCAACCATTATTTCATGTGCCGAAAAAGAAAAAATTACAATAGAAACCAAAAAGCCAAATATAATTTACATAATGGCAGACGATCATACGTCACAAGCATTTGGTATATATGGTAGTAGGTTGGCAAGTTTAAATCCTACTCCAAATCTAGATAAAATTGCTAACGAAGGTATTATTTTTGATAATTGTTTTGTTACAAACTCTATTTGTACACCAAGTAGGGCAACTATGATTACGGGTCAATATAGCCAAACAAATGGCGTGTTAGATTTAGAAGGGCATATACCACCAGAAAGGCAATATTTGCCACAGGAAATGAAAAAATTAGGGTATGAAGCTGCTGTGGTTGGCAAATGGCATTTAGAAGATGAGCCTGCTACTTTTGATTATTATGCTGTATTACCTGGACAAGGTAAATACCATGATCCAGAATTTATAGTGCAAGGAGAGCAAGAGTGGCCAAAAAACAGAATACAAACTAAAGGACACTCTAGTGATAATATTACAGATTTAACTATTGCTTGGTTAAAAGACAAACGCAATAAAGACAAGCCGTTTTTTTTAATGCACCATTACAAAGCACCTCATGACGATTTTGAGTATGCACCACGTTATAAAGATTATTTAGAAAATACATATATACCAGAACCAGCAAGTTTGTATGAGAATGGTAATAATGGTTCTATAGCAACAAGGGGTTCTAATGATTCTTTACTGCGCGTTATTGGCTCATCTGTATCTAAAAGAAACATTGTTAGAAGTATGGGAATGCGATTGTGGTCTAACAAATATATGCAAATCTCTAACCCAGAGTTTGATGCCTCAAGCATTTCTTTGGATATGACAGACAAAGAATACACTCACAAAACGTATCAAGAGTACTTAAAAAGATATTTACGTTGTGTAAAAGGTGTAGATGATAATGTAGCCAAATTGGTAAAATTTTTAAAAGAGGAAGGCTTGTATGATAATACTATAATTGTGTACACAGGAGACCAAGGTTTTATGCTGGGAGAACATGATTATATTGATAAAAGATGGATGTATGAAGAATCTATGCGTATGCCATTTTTTGTGCGTTATCCAGAAAAAATAAAGGCTGGTACTAGAACAGACGCAATAATTAACAATGCAGATTTTGCACCTACTTTAATAGAGCTAGCTGGTGGCACAGCCCCAGAAAAAATGCAAGGGCATAGTTTTAAGTCTATTTTAGAAACAGGTAAAGAACCAAAAGGGTGGCAACAGTCTACTTACTACAGGTACTGGATGCATATGGCACACGCACATGCAAACCCGGCACATTTTGGTATTAGAACAAAACAGTACAAACTAATATTTTTTTATGGTAAATATTGGGTAGATACCAAAGACCCTAATGCTACATGGAACAAAAAAAGTTGGGGTAATAAGTTTGAGATGGATACACCAGCTGCTTGGGAGTTTTATGATTTAACTAAAGATCCTAAAGAAATGAATAATGCCTACAATGACCCTGCGTATAAAGATATAATTAAGGAACTTAAAAAGCAGTTAAAAGCCAAACGTAAAAGTTTAAATGAGGAAGATGGTAGTAAGTTTCCGCACATACAAAAGGTAATAGATGAGCATTGGAATGATTAA
- a CDS encoding DUF2231 domain-containing protein: protein MENSVPDIVLFLGRFHPLVVHLPIGFLVFAFLLEVFSRVKKNPVLTTAIPLALFLGGVSALVACILGYMLSLSGDYDENALDSHFWFGVVTTVLAFVAWLIRIEKIKLSNYKKLQPNIAALTLLVIVISVTGHYGGNLTHGSDYLVKYLPFNKEEKTELAAVTNLKEAEVYGHLVAPILDNKCISCHNQSKKKGGLSMVDSVSIHSGGKNGPVLVPGSATKSELVKRVLLDPHSKDFMPPEGKTPLTDEEIAIITYWINSSNAGFKTKVANVETPENITTIASTMLGLTNSNSSEALPTVTKVSEQLIASIEKEGFRLRELVFDSSLFEVVLDVNTIQEVTKDQLHNKLEKLLPIKENIIWLSLESNGITDENVKVISQFTNIQKLKLGKNPISDNAVEYLTSLQKMTSVNLFETNITAKSLRVFSKMKNLKYAYVWKTNIKQKDLEGYNSNNAPKIVLGM from the coding sequence ATGGAAAATAGTGTCCCAGATATTGTATTATTTTTAGGTAGGTTTCATCCACTTGTGGTGCATTTACCAATAGGTTTTTTAGTATTTGCCTTTTTATTAGAGGTTTTTAGCAGAGTTAAAAAAAATCCTGTATTAACAACGGCTATTCCTTTAGCATTGTTTTTAGGAGGTGTCAGTGCATTGGTAGCTTGTATTTTAGGTTATATGTTATCACTAAGTGGAGATTATGATGAAAATGCGTTGGATTCTCACTTTTGGTTTGGTGTTGTAACAACAGTACTAGCCTTTGTAGCTTGGTTAATTAGAATTGAAAAAATAAAATTATCAAACTATAAAAAATTACAACCCAATATAGCAGCTCTTACTTTATTAGTTATTGTAATAAGTGTAACAGGGCATTACGGTGGTAACCTTACTCACGGTAGTGATTATCTAGTAAAGTACTTACCTTTTAACAAAGAAGAAAAAACAGAATTAGCAGCAGTTACAAATTTAAAAGAAGCTGAGGTTTACGGACATTTAGTGGCTCCAATTTTAGATAATAAATGTATTAGCTGTCATAACCAGAGCAAAAAAAAGGGAGGTTTGTCTATGGTAGACAGTGTTTCTATACATAGTGGAGGAAAAAATGGTCCTGTTTTAGTACCTGGTAGTGCTACCAAATCTGAACTGGTAAAAAGAGTATTACTAGACCCTCATAGTAAAGATTTTATGCCTCCGGAAGGAAAAACACCCTTAACTGATGAGGAAATTGCTATTATTACCTATTGGATAAATAGCTCTAACGCTGGCTTTAAAACCAAAGTAGCTAATGTAGAAACACCAGAAAATATAACCACAATTGCTAGCACTATGTTGGGGCTTACTAATAGTAACTCTTCGGAGGCATTGCCTACGGTAACTAAAGTAAGTGAACAATTAATAGCAAGTATAGAAAAAGAAGGTTTTAGGTTAAGAGAGCTAGTGTTTGATTCTAGTTTATTTGAGGTAGTTTTAGATGTCAATACAATACAAGAAGTAACCAAAGATCAGCTTCATAATAAATTAGAAAAGTTGTTACCTATAAAAGAAAATATCATATGGTTATCTTTAGAAAGTAATGGGATAACAGATGAAAATGTAAAAGTGATAAGTCAATTTACAAACATTCAAAAGTTAAAGCTTGGTAAAAACCCAATATCAGATAATGCTGTAGAGTATCTTACAAGTCTACAAAAAATGACATCAGTTAATTTATTTGAAACTAATATTACAGCTAAAAGTTTACGAGTGTTTTCTAAAATGAAGAACTTAAAATATGCTTATGTTTGGAAAACCAATATAAAACAAAAAGATTTGGAAGGCTATAACAGTAACAATGCTCCTAAAATAGTATTAGGAATGTAA
- a CDS encoding RagB/SusD family nutrient uptake outer membrane protein: protein MKKLIFNKIAVALLCIICSTACSDDYLEETNPNELSTGSFWKNNVDLNGGLTAVYNAFKNTSIFNVLSDNHRADMSWPGFGRPNTQNSFYLQTFNDSENDIRNKWSATYTVIFRANQVIANGERLIETYDDQDNIDFATQIIAQAKFFRGISYTYLYNMFNQGSVPIFDFVPEAESDFYQPLSTPEEVKAFYLKDLEFAYENLPPMWDGNANVGRVTAAAAAAELGRSYLYEEDYTTAAVYFNDIITNGEYGRSLVENIDDNFSEAGEFNSESILEVSYSVNFKSELNPYDSQNVSNTLGRVFAPANLGGFRVSMPSAWLQMAYKNEELDMSDPRNYVPCEDGTEGCDPVTLMRPRSYSLRASYSIAVVDDLDTPYYGGLSTADATIFNNKETAYFRKYTNWATVATESDIVPNTRSGINIRLVRLADVYLMLAECLIKGGTDDGGVEQAMALINEVRHRSALKLIGPDGSGTYPGADHDNVTYDANSLMEHLMYVERPLELAEEGHAVRFLDLRRWGVLKERFQELSQKRYWADNFPFIDKEGKPVTRWGSVLKEGESPIANGFTFIDYAQAAVNYNESIHGYYPIPNSEVTANPNLNN from the coding sequence ATGAAAAAATTAATATTTAACAAAATAGCTGTTGCTTTACTGTGCATTATTTGCAGTACAGCATGCTCAGATGATTACTTGGAAGAAACCAATCCTAACGAACTATCAACAGGTAGTTTCTGGAAAAATAATGTAGATTTAAACGGAGGTTTAACTGCGGTATATAATGCTTTTAAAAATACAAGTATTTTCAATGTATTGTCAGACAATCACAGGGCAGATATGAGCTGGCCAGGTTTTGGTAGGCCAAACACACAAAATTCATTCTACCTACAAACGTTTAACGATTCAGAAAATGATATAAGAAATAAGTGGTCTGCTACATATACAGTTATTTTTAGAGCAAACCAAGTTATAGCTAACGGAGAAAGGTTAATTGAAACGTATGATGACCAAGATAATATAGATTTTGCTACACAAATAATAGCACAGGCTAAGTTTTTTAGAGGAATTTCATACACCTACCTGTATAATATGTTTAACCAGGGTAGTGTGCCAATTTTTGATTTTGTACCAGAGGCAGAAAGCGATTTTTATCAGCCATTAAGCACGCCTGAAGAGGTAAAAGCTTTTTATTTAAAAGATTTAGAATTTGCTTATGAAAATTTACCTCCAATGTGGGACGGTAATGCTAATGTTGGTCGTGTTACAGCTGCAGCTGCAGCTGCAGAATTAGGAAGAAGCTATTTGTATGAAGAAGATTATACAACAGCAGCAGTATATTTTAATGATATTATTACTAACGGAGAATATGGCAGGTCTTTAGTAGAAAACATAGACGATAATTTTTCTGAGGCAGGTGAATTTAATTCTGAGTCTATTTTAGAAGTTAGTTATTCTGTAAACTTCAAATCAGAACTAAACCCGTATGATAGTCAAAATGTATCTAACACATTAGGTAGAGTATTTGCACCAGCAAACTTAGGTGGTTTTAGAGTGTCTATGCCAAGTGCTTGGTTGCAAATGGCCTATAAGAATGAAGAATTAGATATGAGTGACCCTAGAAACTATGTGCCTTGTGAAGATGGCACAGAAGGCTGTGATCCTGTAACATTAATGAGGCCAAGATCATACTCATTACGTGCTTCTTATTCTATTGCTGTAGTAGATGATTTAGACACTCCTTATTATGGCGGATTATCTACAGCAGATGCTACAATATTTAACAACAAAGAAACAGCATATTTTAGAAAGTATACAAACTGGGCAACTGTAGCAACAGAAAGTGACATTGTACCTAATACACGTTCGGGTATTAACATACGTTTGGTACGTTTGGCAGATGTTTACCTTATGTTGGCAGAGTGTTTAATTAAAGGAGGTACAGATGACGGTGGCGTAGAACAAGCAATGGCATTAATAAATGAAGTAAGACACCGTTCTGCTTTAAAATTAATTGGTCCAGATGGTAGCGGTACCTACCCAGGAGCAGATCATGACAATGTTACTTATGATGCTAATAGTTTAATGGAGCATTTAATGTATGTAGAAAGACCATTAGAATTAGCAGAAGAAGGGCACGCTGTTCGCTTTTTAGATTTAAGAAGATGGGGTGTTTTAAAAGAACGCTTTCAAGAGTTAAGTCAAAAAAGATACTGGGCAGATAATTTTCCTTTTATAGATAAAGAAGGTAAACCAGTAACAAGATGGGGTTCTGTTTTAAAAGAAGGAGAAAGTCCTATAGCAAATGGCTTTACGTTTATAGATTATGCACAAGCTGCAGTAAATTATAACGAGAGTATACATGGATATTATCCTATTCCAAATAGTGAAGTTACAGCCAACCCAAATTTGAATAACTAA
- a CDS encoding SusC/RagA family TonB-linked outer membrane protein, producing the protein MEMKFNLLVKSRHKAFLTILFFVIGFGLALAQTKTVKGNVSADGEPLLGVSVVVKGTTVGVVTDFDGNYTIQAEPNSVLIYSYIGYVAQEIAVGSKSTINVTMVEDIEALKEVVLIGYGVQKKREVTGAVAQVQAEDIEKISTSDVGSALQGQIAGVNVTSSSGQPGSDAVILIRGINSVFGSNSPLYVVDGIPQDGNPQLSIAEIETIDVLKDAASAAIYGTRGSAGVILITTKSGKVGKMDIGITSYMGVQDIVSSVPLMNFEDSMYSQFVRLNNINGTFPNNSFTTLEQNRYDFTNNTNLMDILQEDMALIQNHNLNISGGKEGLRFNVSVNYFDQKGSLINSGLERLNVRANTTYKKGKWTFTTGIGLRTDEQEYTPWQILLDGYRYKPYQQLIDPNSPTVDDSAGAANNNDATNLSFLMAKLKQSDVRKGDNFNARMQVDHQLLSSLKLTTRASLSRTNNTRVRVNPLFTAYSVEGDLIPQQIRSGVYNQSDRSTSATIDGIATFDKTFGDHHVTLVGAVSAEKYTYDSFFAQKFDLFNNEITNLNGATLDANVGTGSGYGQDRTNTLIGMLGRIQYDYKGKYLISASLRRDGTSRFSEENRWIYAPSASAAWIASDEKGWDDIFGQTFNFFKMRFSYGTTGNQSILDYSTAPTIGLGHDYVFGTGSDQVLVLGAIQEAFKNPKAKWEKKIEKNFGMEFGFFNNKLTVTSEVYDGSRTNMLFPVILPPTVGGGNNSSVILNVGDMRNYGTEWSANYKHKGKFSWNVSANYSKNENRITRMSDSNKFSFLGGSQVAPGLPGEDLVTALREGYEAGAFFLVETDGLVTSQEELDEYRQIDPTANLGDLKYVDQLTVDTNNDGIPDAGDGEITLDDRVYKGSGAPEYELGFNFNANYKNVDFSMNWYAAIGGEIINGSKAYAYKQGTHQDLVHQWTLTNPTSTIPSDRGRDHFNYRGYTDYWLQDGSFGRLRNVTLGYTLPKKLNEKLNINKLRFYIAADNLLTITNYDGFDPEIGNDGLSTRGIDAGVYPISTQYRAGIEFKF; encoded by the coding sequence ATGGAAATGAAATTTAATTTACTTGTTAAGTCTAGACATAAAGCTTTTTTAACGATTTTGTTTTTTGTTATAGGCTTTGGTTTGGCTCTAGCACAAACAAAAACCGTAAAGGGTAATGTTAGCGCAGATGGCGAGCCACTTTTAGGGGTAAGTGTTGTTGTAAAGGGTACAACAGTTGGGGTAGTTACAGATTTTGATGGTAACTACACCATACAAGCAGAACCAAATAGCGTATTAATATATAGTTATATAGGCTATGTTGCGCAAGAAATTGCAGTAGGCTCTAAAAGTACTATTAATGTAACTATGGTAGAAGATATTGAGGCATTAAAGGAAGTAGTACTTATTGGTTACGGTGTGCAAAAGAAAAGAGAGGTAACAGGTGCAGTTGCCCAAGTACAGGCAGAGGATATTGAAAAAATATCTACTTCAGATGTTGGTAGTGCACTGCAAGGGCAAATTGCAGGTGTAAACGTAACTTCTAGTAGCGGACAACCAGGGTCTGATGCAGTAATACTTATACGTGGTATAAACTCTGTTTTTGGTAGTAACTCTCCTTTGTATGTAGTAGATGGTATACCACAAGATGGTAATCCACAATTAAGTATTGCAGAAATAGAAACTATAGATGTACTAAAAGATGCAGCTTCTGCAGCTATTTATGGTACAAGAGGTTCTGCGGGTGTAATATTAATAACTACTAAATCTGGTAAAGTTGGTAAAATGGATATTGGTATAACCAGTTATATGGGGGTGCAAGATATTGTATCTAGTGTTCCTTTAATGAATTTTGAAGATTCTATGTATAGCCAATTTGTAAGGTTAAACAATATAAATGGTACTTTTCCAAATAACTCATTTACAACACTAGAGCAAAACCGTTATGACTTTACCAACAACACCAATTTAATGGATATTCTTCAGGAAGATATGGCTTTAATTCAAAACCATAACCTTAATATATCAGGTGGTAAAGAAGGCTTACGTTTTAATGTGTCTGTTAACTATTTTGATCAGAAAGGTTCATTAATTAATTCTGGTTTAGAAAGGTTAAATGTAAGAGCAAATACAACTTATAAAAAAGGAAAATGGACGTTTACAACTGGTATTGGTTTAAGAACAGATGAGCAAGAGTATACACCTTGGCAAATATTATTAGATGGTTACAGGTACAAACCTTATCAGCAATTAATAGATCCAAATTCACCAACGGTAGATGATAGCGCAGGTGCTGCAAATAATAATGATGCTACAAACCTTAGTTTTTTAATGGCTAAGCTTAAACAGTCTGACGTTAGAAAAGGTGATAATTTTAATGCACGTATGCAGGTAGATCACCAATTATTATCTAGCTTAAAATTAACTACACGTGCATCTTTAAGCAGAACAAACAATACAAGAGTTAGGGTAAATCCCTTATTTACAGCATATTCTGTAGAAGGAGATTTAATACCGCAACAAATTAGGTCTGGTGTGTATAACCAAAGTGATAGATCTACTAGTGCAACCATAGATGGTATTGCAACTTTTGACAAAACTTTTGGAGACCACCACGTTACGTTGGTAGGTGCGGTAAGTGCAGAAAAATACACATACGATTCTTTCTTTGCTCAAAAATTTGATCTTTTTAATAATGAAATCACCAACTTAAATGGTGCTACGTTAGATGCTAACGTAGGTACTGGTAGTGGTTACGGACAAGACAGAACCAATACATTAATTGGTATGTTAGGGCGTATACAGTATGATTATAAAGGTAAATACTTAATAAGTGCAAGTTTAAGGCGTGATGGTACAAGCCGTTTTTCTGAAGAAAACAGATGGATATATGCACCATCTGCATCTGCAGCTTGGATTGCATCAGACGAAAAAGGTTGGGATGATATATTTGGACAAACCTTTAATTTCTTTAAAATGAGGTTTAGTTACGGTACAACAGGTAACCAAAGCATATTAGATTATAGTACTGCACCAACTATTGGTTTAGGACATGACTATGTTTTTGGTACAGGATCTGACCAAGTTTTGGTTTTAGGAGCTATACAAGAAGCATTTAAAAATCCTAAAGCAAAATGGGAAAAGAAAATAGAAAAGAACTTTGGTATGGAGTTCGGTTTTTTTAACAATAAACTTACAGTAACCAGTGAGGTTTATGATGGTTCTAGAACAAATATGCTATTTCCTGTTATTTTACCTCCAACAGTTGGTGGTGGTAACAACTCTAGCGTAATATTAAATGTTGGTGATATGCGTAACTACGGTACAGAATGGAGTGCTAATTACAAACACAAAGGTAAGTTTAGTTGGAACGTTTCTGCTAACTATTCTAAAAATGAAAATAGAATTACTAGAATGAGTGATTCTAACAAGTTTTCATTCTTAGGAGGTAGTCAAGTAGCGCCAGGCTTACCAGGAGAAGATTTAGTTACTGCTCTTAGAGAAGGTTATGAGGCTGGTGCATTCTTTTTAGTAGAAACAGATGGTTTAGTTACTAGTCAAGAAGAGTTAGATGAGTACAGACAAATAGATCCTACGGCTAATTTAGGAGATTTAAAGTACGTAGATCAGTTAACTGTAGATACAAATAATGATGGTATACCAGATGCTGGTGACGGAGAAATTACACTAGATGACAGAGTTTATAAAGGTAGTGGAGCTCCTGAGTATGAGTTGGGTTTTAACTTTAACGCTAATTATAAAAATGTAGATTTTTCTATGAACTGGTATGCAGCCATAGGAGGAGAAATTATTAATGGTAGTAAAGCCTATGCATACAAGCAGGGTACACATCAAGACTTAGTTCACCAATGGACATTAACAAATCCAACATCTACAATTCCGTCAGACAGAGGTAGAGATCATTTTAATTACAGAGGATATACAGATTACTGGTTGCAAGACGGTAGTTTTGGTAGGTTAAGAAACGTAACTTTAGGTTATACTTTACCTAAAAAATTAAATGAGAAGCTTAATATTAATAAATTAAGATTTTACATAGCAGCAGATAACCTATTAACCATTACCAATTATGATGGTTTTGATCCAGAAATAGGTAATGATGGTTTAAGCACACGTGGTATAGATGCGGGTGTTTACCCAATAAGCACACAATATAGAGCTGGTATTGAATTTAAATTTTAA